A segment of the Candidatus Poribacteria bacterium genome:
CGACGGCTTTTCTATTGAAAGCGATGGCGAGGATGTGTGAGGGCGGGATGTTATGTGTTTGGATGAGGTTCAGAATCCGTGCCGTTACGACGGTCGTTTTTCCACTACCCGGTCCGGCGATAACAATCGCGGGACCCGTCTTGTGTTTCACGGCTTTTCGTTGGTTTCTATCGAGTTGCATACTTTTTTTGGGTTAAAGGCAAAAACCTCCTAAGGGTTGGAGGTTTTTCAAAAATCGACGGTAAGTTGACATTGTCTTTGAAATCTTCATAAAACTTGAAGGTTTATTAGTCTCCGCCTCATTTGGATCCGATGTTCGGTATTCATCAAAAGAACGACAACTGTTGCTCGACCTATGGGTGTTTGCCCTTCGATCTCACCAGTTTTCCGATTTAAAACGAAATTAACTCTCCAGTTATCGGTACGAGGATTAAAAAGTCTAACATCTATTTTTGTGAGCGGATCAGTGCCTATTTGGTGTTTAGATTTGTATCTGTTACAGTGTGAACAGGCGAGTGCTAAATTTTCGGGTTGTGTTGGTCCTTTTGCAGATTGTGGCACAATGTGGTCTACCTCCAGCGGGGCGGAAGACACTGTCTCTGGATACTGACAGTACTCACACATCTCATTTGCGCGATTTGCTACAACACCACGCAACGGATCACTTACACGCATATATCATGCCTCGCTATGATAAAAGCCGTTTCTCCAAAGTTTCGAGATTTCGGATTTGAAGTTTTTGTTCTTCAGCAAGAAGTGTTTCCATTTCTTGTTTTTCGTTCGATTCTAACGTCCTTTCATTATTTAATGCCAAGAGTTCCGCCAAGCGTTCTTGTTTCTCTATAGCAAATGACTCAAATCCAAAGCTAACGTGCCCCTTCTTCATCATTTTAACCACATCTTGCTGTGTACTTAAAACTTCCCCGGTGTCAGCATCAACGATTATCTCTCCAACCTCTACAGGCGGCGCGACGTTAGTGAAGATAGGAACTACCCAAAGAGGTGGGACTGTTTCCTTAAAAACAGGTTCTCTTACTGTTAAGCATCTACCAGCACGCTTCCTTAGGAACGCTGACGCAGCATCTCGTGCTTCGTCACGCTTGAGTTGGAACAACACTAATTCTTCCAGAGAAGTTTCAAATGCTTGGGCTTGTTGTGTCAATTTTTCGTAGAGATAGTCTGGCAATGAAATTGTTAGCGGACGCATGTTAAACCCTCCAAGAGTCTTTCTAAGTCTGCTGATTTGTATAGAGTTTACCACATTTGGAACGATTTTGCAAATGGAACCGGTGCCAACCAATTCACTTGGGCATCCGCCGCACCCACAGCAGCAGTGCCACGTTCATCGCACCAATAAAGCCGAAGACATAAGATTGAATGCCTGCTAACGTGTCAAGCGAACGGATGAGGAAGGGACAGAGAATCGGTAAACCGAGGGCAAAGCAGGTGTAGAAAGTTAAGAGTTTCGCCCCTTTCGCTTCCCAGAAGGTTATCTGCCGCTTTAAAACCTTTATATAGGATTGATCCCATAAGCGAGATGTCCACTTACCCTGCATAAATCCTAAACCGACACCCAAGCCGTAGCCGACGCTCGACCAACGGAGATCGATACGGGCGTCGTATG
Coding sequences within it:
- a CDS encoding HNH endonuclease signature motif containing protein, which gives rise to MCEYCQYPETVSSAPLEVDHIVPQSAKGPTQPENLALACSHCNRYKSKHQIGTDPLTKIDVRLFNPRTDNWRVNFVLNRKTGEIEGQTPIGRATVVVLLMNTEHRIQMRRRLINLQVL